In Candidatus Rokuibacteriota bacterium, the sequence CCTGAACACCTCGGGCTGCCCGCGGGGTGGGAAGACCGGAATCATGGCGGGACCCGGAGGGAACTGCGAAATGACGCACGCGGGCTCATGCTACGCCGGCGGGAAGCTCTCAAGATCGCCGCTGAACACGGATCGGTCCGCCGCGCGGATCTCATCACCCGCTTTGGGATCTCCAGGAGCACAGCCCAGCGGGATCTGGTCGCCCTGATCCGGGCTGGCTTCCTGAAACGCACCGGGGGCGGGCGGGGCTCCTCCTGCTCGCCCGCGCGACGAACCCGCGGATCCTCCCGGCAGAACCACCTCTCAAGGGCTTGGTCGTAGTAGACGGTCATGACCTGGCCGTCCTCGAGCTGAACCCTGGACCAACGCCGGATCCCGGTGCCAGGTTGCATGCCCGTTTCGACCCACCGTCCGAGCCACGCCACCACCCGCATGCGCCGGGCACCCAGCCGCACGGCTGTGGGCCGCTCCTCTCCTCGCCCGCCTGAGTAGGCGATCACCTCAACGGGGCGGTCCATGGACTTCGCCGAAGTCGGAACGAACCGGGGGGACGCCTCACGACCCTCACACCTCGGCGCGCCGGTGGACGAAGAACGAGGCCAACCGGCGATGAGGTTATCGAGCGCCAGAGGTCAACCAGCTCTCCAGCCGGAGACCAGGAAGGCGCTCGTAGTGTCGCGTATTCCCGGTCAGCAGGACCAGCTCGTGTCTCAACGCGATGCTCGCGATGTAGAGATCGTTGTCTGCGATCAGCTGGCCCTGGGCTCTCAACCGAGCCTTCAGCCTTCCGTAGATTTCGCTCCCTTCGAGGTCAAGCCCAAGCACCTCGACATCGGCCAGGAAACGCCTGACCTCCTCCACCCGATGGACCGAGTCTTTCGCCCCATAGGCCCCGTAGAACAGTTCCGCCGCGGTGATCACGCTGGTGTAAAGCTCGGCGTCGTCCGAGAGACCCTCGACACGGGATCGGACGGTGGGATGATTGCGGAGCAGCGCGACGGCGTGATCGGTATCGAAGAGGTACCTCACACGGGAGGTTCCTCGGGCTTGATCGTTCGCGTGCCGTAGATCTCTCGCAGCACCTCGTCAAGCTCCCTCCAGTCCGCCCACACGCCGGCATGCTTCAACCAGGACTCCTTGGAGGAGAGCCGCACCGTCACCGTGGCGCCGTCCGGAAGACGCGCCCCTTCCTCGAGGACTACGATTTGCCCTTTGACGGTCCCGCGGACCACCCGTGCCATGACTGATCCCCCTCAGCCCGGTCTGCGCGCAGCGCTGGGAAAACCATAACACATTTTCCCATGCGGTCCACGCCGGCGTCCTCGAGAACCGCACCCAAAAGCGGTCATGAAGCCGGTCTGCAACCCCGCGAAAGGCAGTGATTGTTTGGGAAAAGCGGTCATGGGACTGCAGAGGAAGCGGTATCAACCCCCCCGGAAAGGGGTGAGCGCCACGATGACGTCCACCTTGCTCCGGACCAGCTCGGCAGCCAGCTCGGGGAGCTTTTCGTATCTTCCCTCCGCATATCGCGTCTCTACCACGATGTTCTGGCCCTCAATCCATCCCAGCTCGCGGAGGCCTTGACCGAAGACTGCCAACCAGGGGGCGTGTGCGGATGCAGACGCCCCAGCCAGCACCCCGATCCGTGGAACCTTGGCCTGCTGCGCGTCGGCGGCGAGCGGCGCTAGGAGGATGCCGAGGACGAGGGTGGCGATGAGGGCACGGCCCAGGGGCATGGCTGCCTCCCAAGGGCCGGGCGTTCAGCCTGTGGAACCTGGCGAGAGTCTAGGCGCGGTCGAGGGGGCTGTCAATGTCGCGCTTTTGGACGGAAGGCGACAGGGCACATCGACGCCCCGCGGAAGCGGGCCACCGTGACTTTTACCACCAGGACTGGCCTAACCCGGAGACAGCGGTCACGAAGCCTCCCTCCAACCACGCGAAACACGGTCAGTATTCGCGAAAAGCGGTCATGGACTCCGAAGAAAGCGGCCATCAACCCCCGGAAAGCGGTCATCGCCCCTGAGAAAGCGGTCATCGCCCCTGAGAAAGCGGTCATAAAGCGGACGTCGGGCCTGTCTGGCGCGCTCATCTAAGTACCCACCCTCACTCTAACAGCCTACGAATCAAGGGTTTCTCTCCGCTCGGGGTGTGTTGGCACGGAGCTTTGCAATACGAGGCGACGGCGCGAAAAGACCGGCAAGCTCGCCCGCTCAACGATCGCGCCAGAGGAGGAACCGATGGACAGACCCGTGACGACCGAGTGCCTCATGACCACGCGGGCCGTGGCCCGCTTCCTCTGCGTGGTGCCCAAGACGGTGCACCGCTGGCGGAGGCGGCGGGGGCTGCCGGCCTTCCGGGTCTCGCGGAGCGCGATCCGGTACGACCGGCATGAGATCCACTGCTGGCTCGACCGGCGCCGGGCGCAGCGCCCTCACGAGAATCTGATCTGCCCTGGCCGGCGGGCGAAAGGAGGGCGGAGGCGGTGAAGGTCCTCTTCAGGTCGCTCGCGGCCATGCTGGCGGAGCTGAGGGAGGGGAAGTTGGAGGCGGTACGC encodes:
- a CDS encoding helix-turn-helix domain-containing protein, with the protein product MDRPVTTECLMTTRAVARFLCVVPKTVHRWRRRRGLPAFRVSRSAIRYDRHEIHCWLDRRRAQRPHENLICPGRRAKGGRRR
- a CDS encoding type II toxin-antitoxin system VapC family toxin; protein product: MRYLFDTDHAVALLRNHPTVRSRVEGLSDDAELYTSVITAAELFYGAYGAKDSVHRVEEVRRFLADVEVLGLDLEGSEIYGRLKARLRAQGQLIADNDLYIASIALRHELVLLTGNTRHYERLPGLRLESWLTSGAR